The following are from one region of the Cyanobium gracile PCC 6307 genome:
- a CDS encoding alpha/beta fold hydrolase, with translation MSSADPQPASWEIPSPEGADWGDHAVWQWIGHSCHWRRLGDSERPAVVLLHGFGAGSGHWRRNAGALAAAGWCVYGLDLIGFGASSQPGTHRHQALDNRLWSRQVQAFLAEVVGGPAVLVGHSLGGLVALTCSVFFPAWVRAVVAAPLPDPSLLMAQRHQPRRRPWRRRLKRGVIRLLLRLLPLELAVPLLAHSPLLDLGIQSAYHHPVIGDQELRRVIARPARRPGAVRTLRAMSIGMALRPHRATAVSLLQRPGRPTLLIWGGQDRLVPVEVARQCLGLRSDLVLHVIAQCGHCPHDETPAAFHDAVLPWLERLGAG, from the coding sequence GTGTCGTCCGCCGACCCCCAGCCTGCCTCGTGGGAGATCCCGTCGCCTGAGGGGGCCGACTGGGGCGATCACGCCGTCTGGCAATGGATTGGCCACAGCTGCCACTGGCGCCGTTTGGGGGACAGCGAGCGGCCGGCCGTGGTGCTGCTGCACGGTTTCGGGGCCGGCAGCGGCCACTGGCGCCGCAATGCCGGTGCCCTGGCGGCAGCGGGCTGGTGCGTCTACGGGCTCGACCTGATCGGCTTCGGCGCCTCGAGCCAGCCGGGGACGCACCGCCATCAAGCCCTCGACAACCGCCTCTGGTCCCGCCAGGTGCAGGCGTTCCTGGCGGAGGTGGTCGGCGGGCCGGCGGTGCTGGTGGGCCATTCCCTCGGCGGCCTGGTGGCCCTCACCTGCAGCGTGTTCTTCCCCGCCTGGGTGCGGGCCGTGGTGGCGGCCCCCCTCCCCGACCCCAGCCTGCTGATGGCCCAGCGGCACCAGCCCCGGCGCCGGCCCTGGCGGCGGCGCCTAAAGCGGGGGGTGATCAGGCTGCTGCTGCGGCTGCTGCCCCTGGAGCTGGCGGTGCCCCTGCTGGCCCATTCCCCCCTGCTCGACCTGGGCATCCAGTCGGCCTACCACCACCCGGTGATCGGTGACCAGGAGCTGCGCCGGGTGATCGCCCGCCCCGCCCGACGCCCCGGCGCGGTGCGGACCTTGCGGGCGATGAGCATCGGCATGGCCCTGCGGCCGCACCGGGCCACGGCCGTCTCGCTGCTGCAGCGGCCGGGGCGGCCCACCCTGCTGATCTGGGGGGGGCAGGACCGGCTGGTGCCGGTGGAGGTGGCCCGGCAGTGCCTCGGCCTGCGCAGCGACCTCGTTCTGCACGTGATCGCCCAGTGCGGCCACTGCCCCCACGACGAGACCCCCGCCGCCTTCCACGACGCCGTGCTCCCCTGGCTGGAGCGCCTGGGGGCCGGTTGA
- a CDS encoding pseudouridine synthase has translation MSTTLLFHKPYGVLSQFRPEPGSAWRTLGDHIDVPGVYAAGRLDADSEGLLLLTDDGRLQARLTDPAHGHWRRYLVQVEGAITEAALDRLRRGVMVKGRRTLPALARAVEHPGLPERDPPIRHRLRVPTAWLEVELREGRNRQVRRMTAAVGLPTLRLVRTAIDLMDGGPPLDLAGLAAGVWRQVSSGERERLAALLRPSGRPSAP, from the coding sequence GTGAGCACCACCCTGCTCTTCCATAAGCCCTACGGGGTGCTCAGCCAGTTCCGGCCCGAGCCGGGCAGCGCTTGGAGGACCCTGGGGGATCACATCGATGTTCCCGGCGTCTACGCCGCCGGCCGGCTGGATGCGGACAGCGAAGGACTGCTCCTCCTCACCGACGATGGCCGTCTCCAGGCCAGGCTCACCGATCCGGCCCACGGCCACTGGCGCCGCTATCTGGTGCAGGTGGAGGGAGCCATCACCGAAGCCGCCCTCGACAGACTCCGCCGCGGGGTGATGGTGAAGGGACGCCGCACCCTGCCGGCCCTGGCCCGGGCGGTGGAGCACCCCGGACTGCCGGAACGGGATCCGCCGATCCGGCACCGCCTGCGGGTGCCGACGGCGTGGCTGGAGGTGGAGCTGCGGGAAGGGCGCAACCGGCAGGTGCGGCGCATGACCGCGGCGGTGGGCCTGCCCACCCTGCGCCTGGTGCGGACGGCGATCGACCTGATGGATGGGGGCCCACCCCTCGATCTGGCCGGGCTGGCTGCGGGGGTCTGGCGGCAGGTGAGCTCAGGGGAGCGGGAACGGCTGGCGGCGCTGCTCAGACCGTCAGGGCGTCCTTCAGCTCCCTGA
- the ilvN gene encoding acetolactate synthase small subunit gives MKHTLSVLVEDESGALSRISGLFARRGFNIESLAVGPAEHRGMSRLTMVVEGDDRTLEQMTKQLNKLINVLGVIDLSTIPAVERELMLLKVAAPAENRGAIFDLVQVFRAKVVDVADDALTLEVVGDPGKLVALERLLENYGILEIARTGKVALERASGVNTELLKATVSDKRVPA, from the coding sequence ATGAAGCACACCCTCTCGGTGCTGGTGGAAGACGAATCGGGGGCCCTCAGCCGCATCTCCGGTCTGTTCGCCCGTCGGGGCTTCAACATCGAGAGCCTGGCGGTGGGGCCGGCCGAGCACCGCGGCATGTCCCGTCTCACCATGGTGGTGGAGGGGGACGACCGCACCCTCGAGCAGATGACCAAGCAGCTCAACAAGCTGATCAACGTGCTTGGCGTCATCGACCTCTCCACCATTCCCGCCGTGGAGCGGGAGCTGATGCTGCTGAAGGTGGCGGCACCGGCGGAGAACCGCGGCGCCATCTTCGATCTGGTGCAGGTGTTCCGGGCCAAGGTGGTGGATGTGGCCGACGACGCCCTCACCCTCGAGGTGGTGGGCGACCCGGGCAAGCTGGTGGCCCTGGAGCGCCTGCTCGAGAACTACGGGATCCTGGAGATCGCCCGCACGGGCAAGGTGGCGCTGGAGCGGGCCTCAGGGGTGAACACCGAGCTGCTCAAGGCCACCGTCTCCGACAAGCGGGTTCCGGCCTGA
- a CDS encoding N2,N2-dimethylguanosine tRNA methyltransferase produces the protein MSGPDHYCEGAAVLEAGDGFFRPASRPARDFGVLLVRSLAATAAGGPVRLLDGMAGCGIRALRYGLEGGATAVWANDADPDRLPLLERNLARLPAAVHRQVGTATAQRLLAGCLVEGRRFELVDLDAFGCPAALVPLALEAVAFGGVLYLASTDGRSATGHDRRAALRRFGAAARAHPASWEIALRLQLGLLARSAWAMGRGITPLLSFSEGRAFRTALRVERHPVRGEEGHLGLVAHCHGCGDQQVQSLGTLGRWRPCGCPGAPSGEVPPLAVSGPLWIGPLQDPATLTTMLQEAGSEGVHLDRPGRRLLERLRADPATTPRCWPVAAIARHLGQGPPPLADLVTALTAQGFAAAASGVMAGQLRSVAPWPVIVATARGLVAATAAR, from the coding sequence GTGAGCGGACCTGATCACTATTGCGAAGGCGCGGCCGTGCTGGAGGCCGGTGACGGCTTCTTCCGGCCCGCCTCCCGGCCCGCCAGGGACTTCGGCGTGCTGCTGGTCCGAAGCCTGGCCGCCACGGCGGCGGGCGGGCCCGTGCGGCTGCTCGACGGGATGGCGGGCTGCGGCATCCGGGCCCTCCGCTACGGGCTTGAAGGCGGGGCCACGGCGGTGTGGGCCAATGACGCCGACCCCGACCGGCTGCCGCTGCTGGAGCGGAACCTCGCCCGGTTGCCGGCGGCGGTGCACCGGCAGGTGGGCACGGCCACGGCCCAGCGGCTGCTGGCGGGCTGCCTGGTCGAGGGGCGCCGCTTCGAGCTGGTGGATCTGGACGCCTTCGGCTGTCCCGCCGCCCTGGTGCCCCTGGCCCTGGAGGCGGTGGCCTTCGGCGGGGTGCTCTACCTGGCCAGCACCGATGGACGCTCGGCCACGGGCCACGACCGCCGGGCGGCGCTGCGCCGTTTCGGGGCCGCCGCCCGGGCCCACCCCGCCAGCTGGGAGATCGCCCTGCGTCTGCAGCTGGGGCTGCTGGCCAGAAGCGCCTGGGCGATGGGCCGCGGCATCACCCCACTGCTGAGCTTCAGTGAGGGACGGGCCTTCCGCACCGCCCTGCGGGTGGAGCGCCATCCCGTCCGGGGCGAGGAGGGGCATCTGGGCCTGGTGGCCCACTGCCACGGCTGTGGGGACCAGCAGGTGCAGAGCCTGGGGACGCTGGGGCGGTGGCGGCCCTGCGGCTGCCCCGGGGCGCCATCCGGTGAGGTTCCGCCGCTGGCGGTGAGCGGCCCCCTCTGGATCGGCCCCCTCCAGGATCCCGCCACGCTCACGACCATGCTCCAGGAGGCTGGGAGCGAAGGCGTCCATCTCGACCGCCCGGGCCGCCGGCTGTTGGAGAGGCTCCGGGCCGATCCGGCCACCACGCCCCGGTGCTGGCCCGTCGCCGCCATCGCCCGCCATCTGGGCCAGGGGCCCCCACCGCTGGCGGACCTGGTGACGGCCCTGACGGCCCAGGGGTTCGCCGCCGCCGCCAGTGGCGTGATGGCGGGCCAGCTGCGCAGCGTGGCCCCCTGGCCCGTGATCGTGGCCACGGCCCGGGGCCTGGTGGCCGCAACGGCTGCTAGATAG
- the petM gene encoding cytochrome b6-f complex subunit PetM, with protein MASEIFGTAAIFWVLIPVGLAGGALLLKLLND; from the coding sequence ATGGCCTCTGAAATCTTCGGCACCGCCGCCATCTTCTGGGTGCTGATTCCCGTCGGCCTGGCGGGCGGCGCGCTGCTGCTCAAGCTTCTGAACGACTGA
- a CDS encoding NAD(P)H-binding protein yields the protein MKVLVIGGTGTLGRQIARRALDAGHVVRCVVRSPRKAAFLQEWGCDLTRGDLLEPDSLDYALEGQEAVIDAATARATDGGSAYDIDWAGKQNLFAACGRAGLRRLVFISLLDAARHRSVPLMDIKACTEDWLEASDLDYTILRCVAFMQGLISQFAIPVLESQTVWVSGAPTPIAYMNTQDVARFAVAALERPETVRQAFPVVGPRAWTTGEITQLCERYSGREARVFRVPPVLLRLMQAITSFFEASLNVAERLAFAEVVGGGEALTAPMEASYAAFGLDEAETTRLEDYLKEYYDTILRRLREMESDLDKEAKKKLPF from the coding sequence ATGAAGGTTCTTGTCATCGGCGGAACAGGAACCCTCGGTCGCCAGATCGCCCGTCGCGCCCTTGATGCGGGCCATGTCGTGCGCTGCGTGGTGCGATCGCCCCGCAAGGCGGCCTTTCTGCAGGAGTGGGGCTGCGACCTCACCCGTGGTGACCTGCTGGAGCCCGACAGCCTCGATTACGCCCTCGAGGGCCAGGAGGCGGTGATCGACGCCGCCACGGCCAGGGCCACCGATGGCGGCAGTGCCTACGACATCGACTGGGCCGGCAAGCAGAACCTGTTCGCGGCCTGCGGCCGGGCCGGGCTCCGCCGGCTGGTGTTCATTTCGCTGCTGGATGCGGCTCGCCACCGCAGCGTGCCGCTCATGGACATCAAGGCCTGCACGGAGGACTGGCTTGAGGCCTCCGACCTCGATTACACGATCCTGCGCTGCGTCGCCTTCATGCAGGGCCTGATCAGCCAGTTCGCCATCCCCGTGCTGGAGAGCCAAACCGTTTGGGTGAGCGGCGCTCCCACCCCGATCGCCTACATGAACACCCAGGATGTGGCGCGCTTCGCCGTGGCCGCCCTGGAGCGTCCCGAGACGGTCCGGCAGGCGTTCCCCGTCGTCGGTCCCCGGGCCTGGACCACCGGGGAGATCACCCAGCTCTGCGAGCGCTACAGCGGCCGTGAGGCCCGGGTGTTCCGGGTGCCGCCGGTGCTGCTGCGGCTGATGCAGGCGATCACGAGCTTCTTCGAAGCCAGCCTGAACGTGGCCGAGCGCCTCGCCTTCGCTGAGGTGGTGGGGGGCGGCGAGGCCCTCACGGCTCCCATGGAGGCCAGCTACGCCGCCTTCGGCCTCGATGAAGCCGAGACCACCCGCCTGGAGGATTACCTCAAGGAGTATTACGACACGATCCTGCGGCGCCTGCGGGAGATGGAGTCGGACCTCGACAAGGAAGCCAAGAAGAAGCTGCCCTTCTGA